A region of the Carassius auratus strain Wakin unplaced genomic scaffold, ASM336829v1 scaf_tig00022400, whole genome shotgun sequence genome:
ATGCATCagtatgcaaaaataataaacttgAGATTGGATACAGTTCATCATGTATCTGTGTTTGCATGATATATTCATTTGGAGTATTTTAAAGCATAACAGCATGACAGGGTCACATTGTTTGACACTTCTTACAAACATTTTTACTTGTCTGTAGGCTTTAGTGAAATGGACTCATATTTAAAATGGAATTACAGCGTCATAGAGAAATGCAGAAGATGTTGAAAACATTCAAATGCTGTTTTACTTTGCAGAATTAAGAATAATTCCCATAGTAAAGAGCTTTTGGTAGAATATAATAGAGATGtaactctcaccattctcaccatagacagtaacatTGAATCTGTATTTAGTCTGTGAGCTGCTGTTACTGATGGAcacttcataaagtccagagtctgtgtttgtgatgtttgtgatggtcagagatccagtctgattgtccagctttagtctgtctctgaatctcccgtcaggaCCATCATGTGTGAAAGAGACTCCAGTGTGTCGATTGATTTTAGCTATGAGAGACCGGTTATGTCCAAACTTCCACAGTATATCATCATCTTTCTGTATTTCAGAGAGACTAGGGTTTAGAGTGACAGAACCTCCTTCAGTCACTGACACAGGCTTCActgaatctgtatctgtatcaccaaacacacctgcagaacacacacaaacaccttcgTAGTGACACACCATGAAGACGAAACTGAAGTTGATTTAATGAAGCTTTAAGTTTCCAATTTTCTTATGTACTGATGGTAGAACTGAAGTTCATTAGAGCTCTATCTTAATGGAAAATATAAACAGCTTGTACCTTCAAATGAGAATAtctgactgagatagcgtttatGTTTGGTATTAAAGCAAATTCATGATTTAACGGGACATTTGGATAAATGGAAGACACTGGTGATTAAAATGCACTAAATCTGAATCCAGACTACATTGTATGTTGGATTACTAGCAAGAATACATTTCTGACTGCTGTAAATAGTGCACAGTTGCTCTGTACAAACATCAGCAATAACCCCAAAAATATACTAACTTACCAGCTAGACAGCAAACGCACAGCCAGgaagaaacaaatgtttttgctttaaacatCTTCTAGCATCTCTAAGTCTGGAACAGTATCACTCAGGGTGCGCAGAAAGATGATCTGAGAGTGTCTTAGACGTAAcatcaagaagaagaaaaaacagatcTACTTCTGCCTTTCTGTCTCGTCTGAGTGAGCATGTGTGTAATGTGTTGAAGTGTAGTCCAGTTTCACAACAGTTATTTCTTCAACTATTGTACACTAGTACACTATTGATAATATAAGATGTTTATCATATCTCTCATTAATCAAGCCAGTCTTTTCAGAATGAAAACATCCAAACTGCATTGGTTGGCCAaagggtatgctgggattcccccagtgTTTGTTAGAGATCAGACACACTCGATTGACTGTCTCTCTTTATCTGTTTCAGGTTCAGGTCTGTCTGCGGCTGCTGTAGCAGGGATTGCTGGTGTTGATCTTCTGCTGGTGGCTGCAGCTGCAGTTTTAGTTGCTCTTGTGATTCACTATCGCCGCAAGGTCTTTGAACTAGAAAGACGTTCAGGTAAGTATCACCTGTACAGTTCATGTAATATGGGAAAAACTAAAAGCTTGGTTAACATTAAGACAATAACAGAAGAAGGGGAGAAACAGAAGtactgagagctgtgtctctgtAGAAAATGCAAATTTAACACAGTTTCTGCAGATGATAGAGTTTGATCTCTTTAATATGTCTGTGTTTGTAGGAGTATGATGTACCTGCTTCATAATGGTGTTATTGAAGATAGTCAATATTAAACAGCTTTACAAATCAGTAAACATTTTTCATCTCTAAACACCATTACAAAATAAGAAAACCGTGAGTATTAAAGACAGCACTGACCTTGTGTTTTTTAAAATCAAAGAGCGAACCGTGTCATTCTGAACATACTTTGAAATGGAGAAGTCATGTATTACCCGAAGctaacctaaaaaaaacttagaCGTCCCAatgaccaggtgatgacgctgaccccagacagcatgAGGAGATCCCTCAGCAGGATCAACGCACGCAAAGCTCTGGgtgtgtactgagagactgtgcatcacagacattttcaacatctcactaagTCAGGCTGTTGTCCaaacaactccaacctcttcattaagtttgcagatgacacaactgtagtgggtctcattagctacagagatgagacaaactacaggagcgaggtgagccaccTGGCCAGGTGGTGCAGTGAAAActatctctctctgaacgtggagaagatgaaggagattgttgttgacttcaggagagtgcaGCAGATACTTCTGCTCCACTGACCATCAACAgtgtgactgtggagagagtgagcaggaCCAAGTTCCtgtgtgtgcacatcacagaggatctcTCCTGGACTGACCACaccacagcactggccaagaaatcacagcagcatctctacttcctccgcaaactgaggagagccagagccccggcccccatcatgtacaccttctacagaggcaccatcaagagcatcctgtcgagctgcatcactgtgtggtatgccGCCTgctagggctgcacaatgtgtcgtttaagcatcgatatcgcaatgtacaaatccacgatagtcacatcgcaggatgtgcgatgtaggctctTGTAGTttatctgttattcattaactgtacgggccagctgctcccggcccttgacaaatgtgattcgcggattaattgcacagcttaaccatcagaGAGTGAAattttatcattgacaggactgaaaaccacatgtaagtttaacagggcagagagagagagagtgcgagagagacagagagagagagagagagagagagcatgcgcgcgagagagagacagagagagagcgagccgtcttcaaacaacactagcgccgtcttgctctctctccctcgcgcatattaatcaattgacacaatggtgtcgatgtttaaatcatttaaaatgagaatgtaagtgtgctcacctgatttttgtttgtaaggaaaaatatcgcaatatatatcgcagaaaaataaaatatcacaatgtcatttttttctctacatcgtgcagccctaccgcctgcaacgcgtcctgccgaaagacccttcaatgcatagtgagagcagctgagaagattgtTGGGGTCTCCCTCCCTtacctccaggacatttatggaacccctctcactcgcaaagccctctgcatcacaggtgatcccacacacccgtcacacagcttcttcagtctgctgccattcAGCAGACTGACGGACAGCTAAATTTATCAGGCTTttaggaagctgaactccctcccaacCTCACCATGGTGTTGTGTCCTCACCAATAATGAGTCCTTCTAAAATCCATACAAATACACTGTCTTAAACTGTTAGCATCAATCCAAACATAGGTCATACAAACATGTACCATCTCTGCAAAAAACATCAGcaatgttcactcaaaaataaaaaataaaatcctttagactgggtttgaaatgacacattTCCCAACCAGGACACATCACAATGAACTCTCTTCCACTTGGCTTTAGGAAAAGAAAACTGACCACAAAATTCCTATTAACAGGATCAAGTCTGGCCCAGCTCAGACAGACATTGCGGTGTGCCCAATGCTTTGGGCCTGCCTTACGCAAATCTACACCAGGCCTGTTTAGGTTGGTGTGGGCTGGCCCCTGCTCTCTGTGCCTGCTCACTGTGCCCGCAAAATGCCAGCATGGGCCCCACATTATTTGTAGAGTCTAGACACATTTCTGGgacacaaaaatgaaatgaaattgctTTACATGTCAGTAAAATGGCTCTTTGTGTCTTAAGTGGGTTTTTACATGCCTGTGACAATGAAAGATTTATAACAAATGtatatctgttttatttcagagctTCATCAGCCCCGCTTACCAAGATAAAGTAAGATTGTAAGATGTGTGAGATATGGATTCATTCAGACATCATAACATTAAcatcattaataaaattataaaggaAGAGCTGATATATTCTCCTTGTCTTTTTCGATTTTCGACTGACTTTCTGGTTTTTCTGACTACAACTTAAAGAGATTGGTTCAGGGGTTCTTTTACGCTTGACGTAATGATGTCATTAGCGATGACGTAATGgtgtcacgtctatcaaacattcaaatatataaagtcagtaatcataactttagtcagttaaaaacctcataatcatgaaacgTTTACATATGAGTTTTGCAACAaaacacccaaatacagtaacagcaataatgtgcatacgacgatttaagtcttgaagatattaagtaaataaactaggtgtcatcagcgcagtaaccatgatccacttactacaCATAATCCATtacgatgtatttgttattaaatgcatttacatttcgccagattgcccttcatccaagccctgggtttacctgggctcattacataagcacagaatcagttcagaatcaatcaccaaaagaatcagtttggttcagacgctctgtgattcatttggcttcacgctgaatcacacatgtgcagttatcatcagctcctcggttttcgaatcggacgtgtccgaaagaaatggttttcagttcagtgtactgatgatccgaaatcCAATGCACCCGgctcttgactcgagaacgagaactgctccagcagtgggcgtgttcgttcgtcatctggctcggctcggtgttcatcttcagttctctcttcacagcagttcagtcagtgtactgtttgagtcaatgaattactccgggatattggtttattccgactcagagggagtgtcagtcacgttaataAAGTTAACagattaagtcatttgtggattaatgtttattggagacgtgaaccgtttcaaacgattcatcCGGTTCATCCGGTTCACTAAGAaaaaccggttaaattgaacgattagTTCACTATTTGACATGGTAATGTACATGGCAATGTTCATGTGTTTGGTCtttggtggaatagatctgctgCTGCGGCAGAGCAGGTACCAAGACTTGCAACTGTCAATACATCCACAGAAACTGTGGATGTCAGAAATGCTGATGCAGGTGCACGTGTGACATATATGAATGACCCCCATAGCTTACAGGAAACACTCATtaacagatctatacaggtggagctggggaaggaggAGGGTTTCTGAAGAGTGCTGCATGAGCTATGGCAAGCACTAGCcatgtatttgaatgttgagcagcgagctcattggctgctgatacagaaaagaaccaatcagctggccatgtgataatgatgtcattatcaGATTGAGTTAGTCCTATCagactgcgccatctagagtttcatgacagagcTATGGATACatgattgtattattgtttttctgAAGACTGCAGGGCTATGAAACATGTTCATACAGGACTAACAGATGATCTTACTTTCCAAACATTTCATTCCTTTTAAATAAGCTTCGGTTTGCTTATAAACTACTGTCAATAACAGGAAACATCACAGTATTTTCAGTTCAGATTTTctgtattatgaaaataaaatttggtGTGTGGTTAATTCTGTTGTGCATTTGTTAATGGACTTAGAGAATTCAGTattttttcaatgtttgtatCTGGATCAGGTCCAGTCCAATGCTGCTTTAAAAACTGGCACAGAAGTGAGATGGATGATGATGGATCCAGATGAAACGTTTTGAACAACTGGGCCTAGAGGACTGATTATATGTGATAAGATTTATAAGATGCAAGAAGACCACTTGTTGATCGATACTATACTCTGTTGATTTATGTTTGTGAATAATGTGTGAAAGTGAACTATAAACAACATTTAAGGCATCAGTTTTCAAGGAAATAGCTGTTCCCATGCTCATCCTCTAGGTGGCGCTCCAGCAGTCTCTACCTGTCTGGCTTATATTTTTAATGTGCAAACTTGtgtatgtttctttttctttcttttttttttttaacagctccCTCTCGCTGTGGTAGATCAACAAAATATTGTTCTTGGAAGTAATTTTTTACCAGCCTTTtggtaatacaaatatttatctttaaaatgaatgcaaatagCAGCAAGTATATGGCAGTAgtcaaacatgatttttgaatggATCTCTTCTTGTAAACTCAAAGATGTGGATTTagacggtaactaaccctgataGGACACATACATCATtgagacgtctatttgacgtctgcatttacatctaCTAGATGTATTTattagtgtttgctcatctgcaatacgattatatttcctatcagatgtcaaatagacatttagatgttttaagatgtttatgatttataatGTAAGTTAATCTGACATCTTAAagacgtctatcagatgtttgtacacagcagatgctttccaggtGAATCAATCTTTAACAGATCCTAATGAAAAcgaaccatggttttactaaaacacgataggtaaaaattgatagactgaatgcactgtaagtcgcttttgataaaagggtctgctaaatgcataaattaaattaaattaataatactgTAATTCACAGTTACTATAGTTATACTATAACTACAATtcaaccatggttttgctacactagcCATAATTTAACAAtcaaatggtaatcaatatgcCCAAAAAACATGGTTAGTATAGTTATACTACAGTAACACCATGGCTCATTTTTGTAAGGGGACATACATGTGCTATCTGGGAAATTACCACAAAACCTTGGTgttttgccaaaaataaaaatgaataaacagtaGGTAATTCAGCTGGGGATTTTTAATGCAGTGGGTGAAAAACACCAACATTCTGGATTCAAGCGGCAATAAAATCAGATACTAACAGATGCAAATGTTGATAATAGCTTTCCCCCACGAGAAACAGTTACCGGCAGAATAAGATGAAGGACGACTCATTGGTGTAAACAAACCTGATGTTTGTTCTCTAAAATATTAGATATGTAATCATTGATTAATCTTTCTTTGTGTGTAAACTGTGTGTGAATTTTCCCAAACACTAACAGTGTGATTATTTTAGTCCTTTCACTGCAGCTGCCAGCGCTCTTCATCAGTCTTCTTTCAAATCTCCGTTTTGGTTTCTCAAAGGCTTCTTGTGGTCTCTGACGATTATAACTCACTGTATAACAACACTGCAGCTGTAGTCAAGATATGCTGTGCTGTTCATACAAAAGAGCTGGTGCACATTTGAGAGGAACCACGAGGACAAAGATGTTTTTCGTTAGTCTGCTCGTGTTTTCTACATCCTTCTTGCACGGTaggaaatttatttttaatttaatttaatttaataagtttAGAGTTCCCCTCTCAAACCAGAGGTCTAGTCTAGTCCAAGACCCTGATCCAGACTGGTATTAGCCTAAATATTAATACTCTAacattcaacaattttttttttttttgataaaaaaacaagGCAGCTTGCAACTTTTTaacatattatatacataatttttgtAGTAAATGCATCATACAGCCATTAATTAGTATTGTGGAATGTATAGTTCCTGTGAGAAATAAATGTCTAATATGAGGCGTAAACTTGAATATTTACAACTTCATTGTGTTAGGAATTCAAAAGTTCAATTATTCAGCTTATTCAGTAGTATGATATAGTActatatatgataaaaaatgttcattttgagcTTAGTATAATCATTGGGGATTGAGCCAAGAGACGTGTCATGTGTCATGATCGAAATAATCCATAAAACAAGTCGTGATATGAAGAGCAAACAACATTTTTCATTGCATTTGTTTGTACATTGTTCTAAAGCCAAGGTCACTACTGTTCTCAATTAGTTGTTTGGAATGTAGATATACAAATAaagcatacaatatatttatatcacatttatgcaCATTTACGTGATGAGGGAGACTTTGCCTGTCGAAGCTATAAGGCAGAAAGGTAATGATGTAGAAATAATTAGACCCAGGTGCAGAACATTTACACTGTTTCAAGAGTTGAGTTCAGACCAAGAACGAAATAAAAAGAGCCAAACTCTGGCTGAACCTATGCTACTGTGCTTGTTTATGCTGACTGACtgagcaattatatatatatatatataaaaccttgtTGTAGTCTGAATTAAAGTTGAATTAAAGGTGCATATTATGAGAGACAATAAGCACCACATTACATGTATGTTTGTCTGATGAGTGAATGTGTGAATCAGTGATGCTTTTATGTGGTTTGATTGATCTTTCTTCAAAGCACTTTTCTGTTGTATAGGTTTTTCtgacttactttttttttactaatattattgATATGTTTCTTCTTCAGCTGCATCTGGTGTTGAGACGGATGGAGTGCCAGTGTCAGTGAAGGAgagagattcagtcactctacacactgatgttcaaacaaaccaacaagAAAAGATTAAATGGTATTTCAATGACACTCGCATCGCTCAAATCAGTGGAGATCTCAGTTacatctgtacagatgttcagtgtaataatggcactgagagattcagagacagactgaagctggatcatcagactggatctctgaccatcacaaacatcacaaacacagactctggagttTATGAACTACAGATCATCAAGGGTAGCAATAGTGCCATGATCTTCTATGTTACTGTTCGTGGTGAGTCATGTTTAAGAGTAGGCTGTTTatgtttaaataacattattgtttttactgataTTCAGAGCTGTTTTTATCTGTACCTGTTCTATTAGTTTTGTTCTGCTCATCCCATTTCTTATTTCCTGTGTATTCCCCTGTggaggaagttgtggcctagtggtcagAGAGTCTGACTCCCACACTTAGGGTTGTTGGTTTGAGTCACGACTGAGGAGCCCATGAGCAAGGCATCGAAGCCCCggctgctccctgggcactgcagcataaatggccacccactgctctgtgtgtgtgtgtgtgtgtgtgtttgtgtgtttgtgtgtgtctgtgtgtgtgtgttcattcttTTGTTcgtttgttcactgctgtgtgtgtgtttactgctgtgtgtgtgcacttagaaTGGGTTAAATgatagtatgggtcaccatacttggctgtatcactttaaatttttttctaaatgcatctgTTATTTTATACTCATTGCTTTAGTTCAAAGTGCAgggtattttatgtaaaataagtatgcaaatgtgtaaagaacCTGTAGTTCTTATAAAATGATTAgaaaagcattataaatatagTAGTTTGTTCAAAAAGTGTATATTATAATGCAGAaacttatatttcaaaataatagatATGTGGGTAATAATATGTATGAATAAAGATATTTTCACTTTATATTAgccattttgcatttcatttggtttGGACTAAACTTATCAAGATCCAGGAACTTCATTTGTACAGTTTCACAGTTAATTCttgttgtgggtttttttttgtgtgccgAAGGATCACTCAAGCagatgttttgatttgttttgtgtgtgtgtgtgtgtgtgtgtgtttccggtGTTCCTGCAGCTGAACACGATAAGAGGCAGAgaaagtcagtgaaggagggagaatctgtcactttagatcctgGAGAAATAAGAAAATCTAATAATTCAGTGAAGTGGTCTCTTAATGACATTCTCATTGCTGAAATCAttggagatcagagtaagatctgtagagatgatcagtgtgatgagagattcagagacagactgaagctggatcatcagactggatctctgaccatcacagacaccagaaccacagactctggactttataaactacagatccACAGCAGCAGATTCAGCATCACGAGGAGCTTCAGAgttactgtcactggtgagtATCATTTAGTCCTGAGCATCAAGTTTAACACTGTAATTGTAAAACTagtgtccacaccagcgaacagTTTATCATAGCACACCCTGcagtttctgattggctgtcaatgtttgtatcattcagaaaaatattttctgaaagtaAAATTCCAATTATATAGTTCGTCTGTTCCATTGTCATATATTCTACTtacatatttaaaactattttagaactgtatatttattatcattatagcCTAATAGGTCTTAAAGTCTCTTGTGTGGTTTCAGGCTCGTCTGACACAGGGATACGTGTCATTATTCTTCGTGGCTATAGAGGCTCACTGCAGGATCTTTAGAAAAGGCAAGTATTACATACAGATACTATATTGTCTTATAtgcaaaattagattttattgtgtgtgtgtggtgtgtgtatgtgtgtgtgtgtgtgtgtgtgtgtgtgtgtttatttttcacacacagaCGAGGTGAAAAACAACCTTGGGCATATGTTGAAAGTCAAATGAGGTAAAATAATGTACTGGTATGTCTTTGTTGAAAACTTGTGAGATTTGGCTTCAGTCTGGTAATTTTTTTCAGGCTTCAAACAAACACAGTACAGTTTCATTTCAGACTTGATGACCGATGTGCTGAATTCTGTAACAGAGTTATTGTAACAgctgttcatttctctctctgtaaTATTTTGTGATTACAGATGGGAAAAGCTCACGTGATCTGAGAGGATGATTGTAAATCTGCAACATTTTCCGCATCAACGTGAATCAGTAAAAACACGCTTCTATGGAGctaaaagagtctcaataaagataaatgcacacactacattcacatatgcccacacatgattcataaatacaccacacaggatacacaaatgcatacaaaattcagaaatgcacacaaaattcagaaatacacacacaattcagaaatgcaaacaacatttacaaatgcactcgaGATTCACAAATGCtcaggacaagattcacaaatgtatttctgatgcacagacacatatatcttgatttacaaactgcttgtggtctgtgaacttcactgcattcgtgtgtgaattttgagactcccctgactttggtcgacacacaaatgctttttttaaacagggaatgatcagcaaccaatcagataactcccttcttttagccaatcacaagaacgcactccacgtgggggattgtttacttataagccaatcacatgaacatgttcacacagcgcgatatgcctgtggtgcggcatattatagcctactt
Encoded here:
- the LOC113077365 gene encoding uncharacterized protein LOC113077365 — its product is MFFVSLLVFSTSFLHAASGVETDGVPVSVKERDSVTLHTDVQTNQQEKIKWYFNDTRIAQISGDLSYICTDVQCNNGTERFRDRLKLDHQTGSLTITNITNTDSGVYELQIIKGSNSAMIFYVTVRAEHDKRQRKSVKEGESVTLDPGEIRKSNNSVKWSLNDILIAEIIGDQSKICRDDQCDERFRDRLKLDHQTGSLTITDTRTTDSGLYKLQIHSSRFSITRSFRVTVTGSSDTGIRVIILRGYRGSLQDL
- the LOC113077351 gene encoding uncharacterized protein LOC113077351, whose translation is MFKAKTFVSSWLCVCCLAGVFGDTDTDSVKPVSVTEGGSVTLNPSLSEIQKDDDILWKFGHNRSLIAKINRHTGVSFTHDGPDGRFRDRLKLDNQTGSLTITNITNTDSGLYEVSISNSSSQTKYRFNVTVYDSVSLKVLISAAAAGSLLIVSAVGIFCIYKKCRETDPEEEITYAEPKFYKRNTQKAEVKPEDKTVYAHIKRNTAQTAL